In a genomic window of Pseudomonas mohnii:
- the hexR gene encoding transcriptional regulator HexR, giving the protein MNLLQHIAQSRHLLRKSELKVADHVLLDPAAVMHSSMADLAHSVGISEPTIVRFCRAIGCSGFQDLKLKLAQSLAAGASFGQFAIHEDDSVADYSLKIFDTTLHTLMEVREKLDPLELQRAVTLMSQAQRVEFYGFGASGAVAADAQHKFFRLLLTAAAYSDPHMQAMSAVTLKPTDVAICISQSGRSKDLLITANLVRESGASLITLCPSQTPLAELSTVNLAIDVHEDTEIYTPLTSRIAHLVVIDVLAMGVAMARGPSLVNHLKSVKRSLRGLRLSPKSVKALDE; this is encoded by the coding sequence TTGAATCTGCTGCAACACATCGCCCAGTCTCGCCACCTGTTACGCAAGTCGGAGCTCAAGGTCGCCGACCACGTGCTGCTTGATCCTGCGGCCGTGATGCACAGTTCCATGGCTGATCTGGCCCATAGCGTGGGCATCAGCGAGCCGACCATCGTGCGCTTTTGCCGCGCCATCGGTTGCTCCGGGTTCCAGGACCTGAAGCTGAAGCTGGCCCAGAGCCTGGCGGCTGGCGCGAGCTTCGGGCAGTTCGCGATCCACGAAGACGATTCGGTCGCTGATTACAGCCTGAAGATTTTCGACACCACGTTGCACACCTTGATGGAGGTTCGCGAGAAGCTCGATCCCCTGGAGTTGCAGCGAGCCGTGACGCTGATGTCACAGGCTCAGCGCGTGGAATTCTATGGTTTCGGCGCATCGGGTGCGGTCGCGGCGGATGCCCAGCACAAGTTCTTCCGTTTGCTGCTCACGGCTGCGGCCTATTCCGACCCTCACATGCAGGCAATGTCGGCGGTGACCCTGAAACCGACCGACGTGGCGATCTGTATTTCCCAGTCTGGACGTTCCAAGGATTTGCTGATCACCGCCAACCTGGTGCGTGAAAGCGGTGCGTCATTGATCACGCTTTGCCCGAGTCAGACGCCGTTGGCCGAACTGTCGACCGTCAACCTGGCGATCGATGTGCATGAAGACACCGAAATCTACACACCGCTTACCTCGCGTATTGCTCACCTGGTGGTGATCGATGTCCTGGCGATGGGGGTGGCCATGGCCCGTGGCCCGAGCCTGGTCAATCACCTCAAGAGCGTCAAGCGCAGCCTTCGCGGCTTGCGGTTATCGCCCAAGTCGGTGAAAGCACTGGACGAATGA
- a CDS encoding PA3496 family putative envelope integrity protein: MALPYEERNSAVKTRRQQEDQRRMEFRRAIEDRCERRQLLAEIGDFPEDPELNFWQAASTASRRNAQPAR, translated from the coding sequence ATGGCCCTGCCTTACGAAGAACGCAACAGCGCTGTCAAAACCCGTCGCCAGCAAGAAGATCAGCGCCGCATGGAATTTCGCCGCGCCATCGAAGATCGCTGTGAACGCCGTCAGCTTCTGGCCGAGATTGGTGATTTTCCTGAAGATCCGGAACTCAACTTTTGGCAGGCTGCATCGACAGCTTCCCGTCGAAACGCTCAACCAGCGCGCTGA
- a CDS encoding LysR family transcriptional regulator, with protein MRKSLMRMTLRQLQIFNEVCDLRSYSRAADEMSLTQPAVSLQIRQLEELIGQPLFDYVGKKLYMTEAAEALQRASRDIFGRLENLDMQLSDMQGSLQGQLKLAVESSAKYFVPHLFAAFKRQHPEVNLQLTVVNRGQVIRRLSDNRDDLVIMSMVPQDMGLEFLPFLNNPIVAVAPPDHPLCHMGPLRLQDLEPYTLLMRESGSGTRLACEEYFKEKRVHFNQTQEVSSAEAQRECVLAGLGVALLTRHALNLELATGGLIELPVEELPLYRSWCLVQAKAKRLSPVAHAFLAFIRSERVQISALVERFDGKLSMQPAKS; from the coding sequence ATGCGTAAGTCATTGATGCGTATGACATTGCGTCAATTGCAGATTTTCAATGAAGTCTGTGACCTGAGGTCCTACAGCCGTGCAGCCGACGAAATGTCGCTCACACAACCGGCCGTTAGCCTACAGATTCGGCAACTTGAGGAACTGATTGGTCAACCTTTGTTCGACTACGTCGGCAAGAAACTCTACATGACGGAAGCGGCAGAAGCCCTTCAACGCGCCAGCCGGGACATTTTCGGGCGCCTGGAAAACCTCGACATGCAGCTCTCGGACATGCAGGGCTCGCTGCAGGGGCAATTGAAGCTGGCGGTGGAATCCAGCGCCAAGTATTTCGTTCCACACCTGTTTGCCGCCTTCAAGCGCCAGCACCCGGAAGTGAACCTACAACTGACGGTGGTCAACCGCGGACAGGTGATTCGACGCCTGTCGGACAACCGCGACGACCTGGTGATCATGTCGATGGTGCCGCAGGACATGGGCCTGGAGTTCTTGCCGTTCCTCAACAATCCCATCGTCGCCGTGGCGCCGCCGGATCATCCGCTGTGCCACATGGGGCCGCTGCGATTGCAGGATCTTGAGCCCTACACACTGCTGATGCGCGAGTCCGGCTCCGGGACGCGACTGGCTTGCGAAGAGTATTTCAAAGAGAAGCGCGTGCACTTCAACCAGACCCAGGAAGTCTCGTCAGCCGAAGCCCAGCGTGAATGCGTATTGGCGGGTCTGGGCGTGGCGCTGTTGACGCGCCACGCCCTGAACCTTGAACTGGCGACCGGCGGATTGATCGAGTTACCGGTCGAGGAGCTGCCGCTGTATCGCAGCTGGTGCCTGGTGCAGGCCAAGGCTAAACGGCTGTCACCGGTGGCTCACGCATTCCTTGCGTTCATTCGCAGCGAACGCGTACAGATCAGCGCGCTGGTTGAGCGTTTCGACGGGAAGCTGTCGATGCAGCCTGCCAAAAGTTGA
- a CDS encoding acetyl-CoA carboxylase biotin carboxylase subunit, producing the protein MIKKILIANRGEIAVRIVRACAEMGIRSVAIYSDADRHALHVKRADEAHSIGAEPLAGYLNPRKLVNLAVETGCDALHPGYGFLSENAELADICAERGIKFIGPSAEVIRRMGDKTEARRSMIKAGVPVTPGTEGNVSGIEEALLEGDRIGYPVMLKATSGGGGRGIRRCNSREELEQAFPRVISEATKAFGSAEVFLEKCIVNPKHIEAQILGDSFGNVVHLFERDCSIQRRNQKLIEIAPSPQLTPEQRAYIGDLSVRAAKAVGYENAGTVEFLLAEGEVYFMEMNTRVQVEHTITEEITGIDIVREQIRIASGLPLSVKQEDIQHRGFALQFRINAEDPKNNFLPSFGKITRYYAPGGPGVRTDTAIYTGYTIPPFYDSMCLKLVVWALTWEEALDRGLRALDDMRLQGVKTTAAYYQEILRNPEFRSGQFNTSFVESHPELTNYSIKRKPEELALAIAAAIAAHAGL; encoded by the coding sequence GTGATAAAAAAGATCCTGATCGCCAACCGTGGTGAGATTGCCGTACGAATCGTGCGTGCTTGCGCCGAAATGGGCATTCGCTCGGTCGCGATCTATTCCGACGCCGACCGCCATGCCCTGCATGTGAAGCGTGCGGACGAAGCCCACAGCATCGGTGCCGAGCCGCTGGCCGGTTACCTGAACCCGCGCAAGCTGGTGAACCTGGCTGTGGAAACCGGTTGCGATGCGCTGCACCCCGGCTACGGATTCCTTTCGGAAAACGCCGAACTGGCGGACATCTGCGCCGAACGCGGGATCAAATTCATTGGTCCATCGGCTGAAGTCATTCGTCGCATGGGTGACAAGACCGAAGCGCGCCGCAGCATGATCAAGGCAGGCGTGCCGGTGACTCCAGGCACCGAAGGCAACGTGTCGGGCATCGAAGAGGCCCTGCTCGAGGGTGATCGTATCGGTTACCCGGTGATGCTCAAGGCCACTTCCGGTGGTGGCGGTCGCGGCATTCGTCGTTGCAACAGCCGCGAAGAACTCGAACAAGCCTTCCCACGCGTCATTTCCGAAGCCACCAAGGCTTTCGGTTCTGCGGAAGTGTTTCTGGAAAAGTGCATCGTCAACCCGAAACACATCGAAGCGCAGATTCTTGGCGACAGCTTTGGCAACGTGGTGCACCTGTTCGAGCGTGATTGCTCGATCCAGCGTCGCAACCAAAAGCTGATCGAGATCGCCCCGAGCCCGCAACTGACCCCTGAACAGCGCGCCTACATCGGCGACCTGTCGGTGCGTGCAGCCAAGGCTGTGGGTTACGAGAACGCCGGCACTGTGGAGTTCCTGCTCGCCGAGGGCGAGGTGTACTTCATGGAAATGAACACCCGGGTGCAGGTGGAACACACCATCACCGAAGAAATCACCGGCATCGACATTGTTCGCGAGCAGATCCGCATCGCCTCCGGGCTGCCGCTTTCGGTGAAGCAGGAAGATATCCAGCACCGTGGTTTCGCCCTGCAGTTCCGGATCAACGCCGAAGACCCAAAAAACAATTTCCTGCCGAGCTTCGGCAAGATCACTCGTTACTACGCTCCCGGCGGCCCGGGCGTGCGGACCGACACGGCGATCTACACCGGTTACACCATTCCGCCGTTCTACGATTCCATGTGCCTGAAACTGGTGGTGTGGGCGTTGACCTGGGAAGAAGCGCTGGACCGTGGCTTGCGTGCCCTCGACGACATGCGTCTGCAAGGGGTCAAGACCACCGCCGCGTACTACCAGGAAATCCTGCGTAACCCGGAATTCCGTAGCGGCCAGTTCAACACCAGCTTCGTTGAAAGCCACCCTGAACTGACCAACTACTCGATCAAGCGCAAACCCGAAGAGCTGGCCCTGGCCATCGCCGCCGCCATCGCCGCACACGCCGGTTTATGA
- the oadA gene encoding sodium-extruding oxaloacetate decarboxylase subunit alpha, producing the protein MTKKIFVTDTILRDAHQSLLATRMRTEDMLPICDKLDKVGYWSLECWGGATFDACVRFLKEDPWERLRQLRAALPNTRLQMLLRGQNLLGYRHYSDDVVRAFVAKAAVNGIDVFRIFDAMNDVRNLRVAIEAVKAAGKHAQGTIAYTTSPVHTIDAFVAQAKQMEAMGCDSVAIKDMAGLLTPYATGELVKALKSEQSLPVFIHSHDTAGLAAMCQLKAIENGADHIDTAISSFASGTSHPGTESMVAALKGTEFDTGLNLELLQEIGLYFYAVRKKYHQFESEFTAVDTRVQVNQVPGGMISNLANQLKEQGALNRMGEVLAEIPRVREDLGFPPLVTPTSQIVGTQAFFNVLAGERYKTITNEVKLYLQGGYGKAPGTVNEQLRRQAIGSEEVIDVRPADLLKPEMAKLRADIGALAKSEEDVLTFAMFPDIGRKFLEERAAGTLTPEVLLPIPEAGGMASAGGEGVPTEFVIDVHGETYRVDITGVGVKAEGKRHFYLSIDGMPEEVVFEPLNEFVSGGSSKRKQATEPGHVSTTMPGNIVDVLVKEGDTVKAGQAVLITEAMKMETEVQAAIAGKVTAIHVAKGDRVNPGEILIEIEG; encoded by the coding sequence ATGACTAAAAAGATCTTCGTTACCGACACCATCCTGCGCGACGCCCACCAATCGCTGCTCGCCACGCGCATGCGCACCGAAGACATGCTGCCGATCTGCGACAAGCTCGACAAAGTCGGCTACTGGTCGCTGGAGTGCTGGGGCGGCGCGACTTTCGACGCCTGCGTCCGCTTCCTCAAAGAAGACCCGTGGGAGCGTCTGCGTCAACTGCGCGCCGCGTTGCCTAACACCCGCCTGCAAATGCTCCTGCGCGGCCAGAACCTGTTGGGCTACCGCCACTACAGCGACGACGTGGTCAGGGCGTTCGTGGCCAAGGCGGCGGTCAATGGCATCGACGTATTCCGTATCTTCGACGCCATGAACGACGTGCGTAACCTGCGCGTAGCCATCGAAGCGGTGAAAGCCGCCGGCAAACACGCCCAGGGCACCATCGCCTACACCACCAGCCCGGTGCACACCATCGACGCGTTCGTGGCGCAAGCCAAGCAAATGGAAGCCATGGGCTGCGACTCGGTGGCGATCAAGGACATGGCCGGCCTGCTGACGCCGTACGCCACCGGCGAATTGGTCAAGGCCTTGAAATCCGAGCAGTCGCTGCCCGTATTCATTCACTCCCACGACACCGCGGGTCTGGCCGCGATGTGCCAGCTCAAGGCGATCGAAAACGGCGCCGACCACATCGACACCGCGATCTCCAGCTTCGCCTCTGGCACCAGCCACCCGGGCACCGAGTCGATGGTTGCCGCCCTGAAAGGCACCGAGTTCGACACCGGCCTGAATCTGGAACTGCTGCAAGAGATCGGCCTGTACTTCTACGCCGTGCGCAAGAAATACCACCAGTTCGAAAGCGAATTCACCGCCGTCGACACCCGTGTTCAAGTCAACCAGGTTCCGGGCGGGATGATTTCCAACCTGGCCAACCAGTTGAAAGAGCAGGGCGCTTTGAACCGTATGGGCGAAGTGCTGGCTGAAATCCCGCGCGTTCGCGAAGACCTCGGTTTCCCGCCGCTGGTGACCCCGACCTCGCAGATCGTTGGCACCCAGGCGTTCTTCAACGTGCTCGCCGGTGAGCGTTACAAGACCATCACCAACGAAGTGAAGCTCTATCTGCAAGGCGGTTACGGCAAGGCGCCGGGCACCGTGAACGAGCAACTGCGTCGCCAGGCCATCGGCAGCGAAGAGGTTATCGACGTTCGCCCGGCCGACCTGCTCAAGCCGGAAATGGCCAAACTGCGTGCCGACATCGGTGCCCTGGCCAAGTCTGAAGAGGATGTGCTGACCTTCGCCATGTTCCCGGACATTGGCCGCAAGTTCCTTGAAGAACGTGCCGCTGGCACCCTGACGCCGGAAGTGTTGTTGCCTATTCCAGAAGCCGGCGGCATGGCCTCGGCGGGCGGCGAAGGCGTACCGACCGAATTCGTCATTGACGTCCATGGCGAAACTTACCGCGTCGACATCACCGGCGTGGGCGTGAAGGCCGAAGGCAAGCGTCACTTCTACCTGTCCATCGATGGCATGCCGGAAGAAGTCGTGTTCGAGCCGCTCAACGAGTTCGTCAGCGGCGGCAGCAGCAAGCGCAAGCAAGCCACTGAGCCGGGACACGTCAGCACCACCATGCCGGGCAACATCGTCGACGTGTTGGTCAAGGAAGGCGACACCGTCAAGGCTGGCCAGGCTGTGCTGATCACCGAAGCGATGAAGATGGAAACCGAAGTCCAGGCCGCCATCGCCGGTAAGGTCACTGCCATTCACGTGGCCAAGGGTGACCGGGTGAATCCGGGCGAGATCCTGATCGAGATCGAAGGCTGA
- a CDS encoding amino acid ABC transporter permease — protein sequence MTSFQQPLQPPQPVAESRLQRIFSFRTRLYLTWAAMLGLFTSFFLSFDLKFSIILDKLPNLVGLHLAPNGFLQGAALTLFLCLCSIVASSLLGFITALGRLSKSAVAFGIASFYASFFRGTPLLIQILLIYLGLPQLGVVPGAIAAGIIALSLNYGAYLSEIFRAGILGVPHGQREASLALGMRETVIFWRVTLPQAMRTIIPPTTNQFISMLKDSSLISVMGVWEVMFLAQSYGRSSYRYIEMLTTAAVIYWLMSIGLELIQARMERHYGKAYLHNR from the coding sequence ATGACTTCTTTCCAGCAACCTCTCCAGCCACCGCAACCGGTGGCTGAGTCACGACTGCAACGGATCTTCAGTTTCCGCACGCGGCTGTACCTGACCTGGGCGGCCATGCTCGGGTTGTTCACCAGCTTCTTCCTGAGCTTCGACCTGAAGTTCTCAATCATCCTCGACAAACTGCCCAACCTCGTCGGCCTGCACCTGGCGCCCAACGGCTTCCTGCAAGGTGCGGCGCTGACGTTGTTTCTGTGCCTGTGCTCTATCGTCGCCTCATCGCTGCTGGGTTTCATCACCGCCCTGGGGCGGCTGTCGAAAAGCGCCGTGGCGTTCGGCATCGCCAGTTTCTACGCCTCGTTCTTTCGCGGCACACCCTTGCTGATACAGATTCTGTTGATCTACCTCGGCCTGCCTCAACTGGGCGTCGTACCGGGCGCCATCGCGGCCGGGATCATCGCCCTGTCGCTGAACTACGGCGCCTACCTGAGCGAAATCTTTCGCGCAGGCATCCTCGGCGTTCCCCATGGCCAACGGGAAGCATCACTGGCCCTGGGCATGCGCGAAACCGTGATTTTCTGGCGCGTCACCCTGCCCCAAGCCATGCGCACCATCATCCCGCCGACCACCAACCAGTTCATCTCCATGCTCAAGGACTCGTCGCTGATCTCGGTGATGGGGGTTTGGGAAGTGATGTTTTTGGCGCAATCCTATGGGCGGTCGAGCTATCGGTACATTGAGATGCTGACGACTGCGGCGGTGATTTACTGGCTGATGTCGATTGGATTGGAGTTGATTCAGGCAAGAATGGAGCGGCACTACGGGAAGGCGTATTTGCATAACCGATGA
- a CDS encoding ABC transporter substrate-binding protein, giving the protein MKFQPLLALGLTILAASTQAFGGATLDRIEQKKELVGVLMESYPPFSFLNDQNQLDGFDVDVAKAVAEKLGVKLRLETPSWDVIAAGRWSGRYDICICSMTPSKARAEVFDFPVEYYASPAVIVVNAKDERIHNAKDLSGKKVGLTSASSYESYLNKNLVIEGAEDTQLQYPFEDVQIAPYDTDNVAFQDLGLGAGVRLDAILTNLVTAQPRLNEDKRFKLAGDPLYSEPNSVAIEKGDAQWDSKVREVFAQLKQDGTLSKLSQKWIGADISK; this is encoded by the coding sequence GTGAAATTCCAACCGCTACTGGCCCTGGGCCTGACGATTCTGGCTGCCTCCACCCAAGCCTTTGGCGGCGCCACGCTGGATCGCATCGAACAAAAGAAAGAACTGGTGGGCGTGTTGATGGAAAGTTATCCACCGTTCTCGTTCCTCAACGACCAGAACCAACTCGACGGTTTCGACGTCGACGTGGCTAAAGCCGTGGCCGAGAAGCTGGGTGTGAAACTGCGCCTCGAAACCCCGTCCTGGGATGTGATTGCCGCTGGCCGCTGGAGTGGTCGTTACGACATCTGTATCTGCTCCATGACCCCGAGCAAAGCCCGCGCCGAGGTCTTCGACTTCCCGGTCGAGTACTACGCCTCGCCGGCGGTGATCGTGGTGAACGCCAAGGATGAACGCATTCACAATGCCAAGGACCTGAGCGGCAAGAAAGTTGGCCTCACCAGCGCCTCCAGCTACGAAAGCTACCTGAACAAAAACCTGGTGATCGAAGGCGCCGAAGACACGCAATTGCAGTACCCGTTCGAAGACGTGCAGATCGCCCCGTATGACACCGACAACGTCGCCTTCCAGGACCTGGGCCTGGGGGCCGGGGTTCGACTGGACGCGATTCTCACTAACCTGGTGACCGCCCAACCGCGCCTGAACGAAGACAAGCGCTTCAAACTGGCCGGCGACCCGCTGTACTCGGAGCCGAACTCGGTCGCCATTGAAAAGGGTGACGCCCAGTGGGACAGCAAAGTACGTGAAGTCTTCGCCCAGTTGAAACAGGACGGCACATTGAGCAAGCTCTCGCAAAAATGGATCGGCGCCGATATCAGTAAATGA
- a CDS encoding homocysteine S-methyltransferase family protein, translated as MGAASTVILDGGMGRELQRRGAPFRQPEWSALALSEAPQAVEAVHAAYIESGANVITSNSYAVVPFHIGEERFAAEGQALAALAGELARRAVDAAGKPVRVAGSLPPLFGSYRPDLFDAKRVTELLTPLVKGLAPHVDLWLAETQSSIVEARAIHAGLPKDGKPFWLSFTLKDEDVDEVPRLRSGEPVAEAAAVAVELGVETLLFNCSQPEVIGAAIDAAREAFERLGVNIQIGAYANAFPPQPKEATANDGLDPLRDDLDPPGYLQWAADWRKRGASHLGGCCGIGPEHIAVLAQKLA; from the coding sequence ATGGGCGCAGCAAGCACAGTGATTCTGGATGGTGGCATGGGCCGCGAGTTGCAGCGCCGAGGGGCTCCATTCAGGCAGCCCGAATGGTCGGCGCTGGCCTTGAGCGAAGCACCGCAAGCGGTAGAGGCGGTGCACGCGGCTTATATCGAAAGCGGCGCGAATGTGATCACCAGCAACAGCTACGCGGTGGTGCCGTTCCATATCGGTGAAGAGCGTTTCGCCGCTGAAGGTCAGGCCCTCGCGGCATTGGCCGGTGAGCTGGCGCGGCGAGCAGTCGATGCGGCGGGCAAACCGGTGCGCGTGGCAGGTTCATTGCCTCCGCTGTTTGGTTCTTATCGTCCGGACCTGTTCGACGCCAAACGTGTCACTGAATTGCTGACGCCACTGGTGAAGGGGCTCGCGCCGCATGTTGACCTATGGCTGGCGGAAACCCAGAGCTCGATCGTTGAGGCGCGAGCGATACACGCCGGTCTGCCGAAGGACGGCAAGCCGTTCTGGCTGTCGTTTACCTTGAAGGATGAAGACGTCGACGAAGTTCCGCGTTTGCGTTCTGGCGAGCCAGTGGCCGAGGCGGCGGCAGTGGCGGTTGAGCTGGGCGTCGAGACGTTGCTGTTCAACTGCAGCCAGCCGGAAGTGATCGGCGCGGCGATTGATGCGGCGCGGGAAGCGTTTGAACGGTTGGGGGTGAACATTCAAATCGGTGCGTACGCCAATGCCTTCCCGCCGCAACCGAAAGAGGCGACGGCTAATGATGGGCTGGACCCGTTGCGCGACGATCTCGATCCGCCAGGTTACCTGCAATGGGCGGCGGATTGGCGCAAGCGTGGGGCGAGCCATTTGGGCGGGTGCTGCGGGATCGGGCCGGAGCATATTGCTGTGCTTGCCCAGAAACTGGCGTGA
- a CDS encoding GNAT family N-acetyltransferase: MSISLADWKGVPAPSVQLIEGRFIRLEKLDPARHGDGLFEVLQGPGADPKLWDYLPYGPFPQRSAFNDWLNNHAANSDPYFFSVIDKATGEVQGILSLMSIVPAQGRIEIGHVTFGAPMQRSPKSTEAVYLLAKESFALGYRRLEWKCNNANARSKYAAERLGFSFEGVFRQHMVVKGQNRDTAWYSILDSEWPAIGAGFARWLSDENQTESGQVKTLAECRG; encoded by the coding sequence ATGTCGATTTCACTCGCGGACTGGAAAGGCGTCCCGGCACCCTCGGTCCAACTCATCGAAGGGCGTTTCATCCGCCTGGAAAAACTCGACCCGGCGCGCCACGGCGACGGTCTGTTCGAAGTCCTGCAAGGCCCGGGCGCCGACCCCAAACTCTGGGACTACTTGCCTTACGGTCCCTTCCCCCAGCGCAGCGCGTTCAATGATTGGCTGAACAACCATGCGGCCAATAGCGACCCGTACTTCTTCAGCGTGATCGATAAAGCCACAGGCGAGGTTCAAGGCATTCTCAGCCTGATGTCGATCGTGCCGGCCCAGGGTCGCATCGAAATCGGCCATGTGACCTTCGGCGCGCCGATGCAACGCTCGCCAAAGAGTACCGAGGCGGTTTACCTGTTGGCCAAGGAATCATTCGCCCTGGGTTACCGGCGCCTGGAATGGAAATGCAACAACGCCAACGCCCGCTCCAAATACGCGGCCGAGCGGTTGGGATTCAGTTTTGAAGGCGTGTTTCGCCAGCACATGGTGGTCAAGGGACAGAACCGCGATACCGCGTGGTACTCGATCCTCGATTCGGAATGGCCGGCGATTGGTGCCGGGTTCGCGCGCTGGTTGAGCGATGAGAACCAGACGGAATCGGGGCAGGTGAAAACCCTGGCAGAGTGCCGCGGGTAG
- a CDS encoding GNAT family N-acetyltransferase produces the protein MSQIDIRPVTADDHAAWLPLWQAYLRFYNTELPDAVTQSTGQRILATNEPTHAALAWADGKAVGMVHFIYHRSNWSIENSCYLQDLLVVPETRGTGVGRQLIEFVYTTAKADGCCKVHWLTHETNATAIQLYERIAERPGFIQFRKAI, from the coding sequence ATGAGTCAAATCGACATTCGCCCAGTCACCGCCGATGATCACGCCGCGTGGTTGCCGTTGTGGCAGGCCTACCTGCGCTTCTACAACACCGAATTGCCGGATGCCGTCACCCAAAGCACCGGGCAGCGCATCCTCGCCACAAACGAACCGACCCACGCCGCTCTGGCCTGGGCCGACGGCAAAGCCGTGGGCATGGTGCATTTCATCTACCATCGTTCAAACTGGAGCATCGAAAATTCCTGCTACCTGCAAGATTTGCTGGTAGTGCCAGAAACCCGCGGCACGGGCGTGGGCCGCCAGTTGATTGAATTCGTCTACACCACAGCCAAGGCCGACGGTTGCTGCAAGGTGCATTGGCTGACCCACGAAACCAACGCCACCGCGATCCAGCTCTACGAGCGCATCGCCGAACGTCCCGGTTTCATCCAGTTTCGCAAAGCCATTTAA
- a CDS encoding FMN-binding negative transcriptional regulator, whose protein sequence is MYTPRAFAIDELSQLHELILATRLAILVTQGESGLQASHVPVLLHCEQGSNGTLYGHLAKANPQWKDLRDGAEALLIFAGADAYVSPGFYPSKAEHGKVVPTWNYVAVHAYGRAETFSDGGRLLDIVSTLTDRHEAGRTQPWSVADAPADYIDGMLKAIVGFAIPIDRLEGKRKLSQNRSAADIAGVREGLAASPEVNDQTLAQLMR, encoded by the coding sequence ATGTACACGCCGCGCGCTTTTGCCATCGACGAGTTGTCCCAACTGCATGAACTGATCCTCGCCACCCGCCTCGCCATATTGGTTACCCAGGGCGAGAGCGGTCTGCAAGCCAGTCATGTGCCGGTGCTGCTGCATTGCGAACAAGGCTCGAACGGCACGTTGTACGGGCATCTGGCCAAAGCCAACCCACAGTGGAAAGACCTGCGCGACGGTGCCGAAGCCCTGCTGATTTTTGCCGGTGCCGACGCCTACGTCAGCCCCGGCTTCTACCCGAGCAAGGCCGAACACGGCAAAGTCGTGCCAACCTGGAACTACGTCGCCGTACACGCCTATGGCCGAGCCGAAACGTTCAGCGATGGCGGGCGGCTGCTGGACATCGTCAGCACCCTCACCGACCGCCATGAAGCTGGCCGCACTCAACCGTGGTCAGTGGCCGATGCCCCCGCCGATTACATCGACGGCATGCTCAAGGCCATCGTCGGTTTCGCCATTCCCATCGACCGTCTGGAAGGCAAGCGCAAGCTCAGCCAGAACCGCAGCGCCGCCGACATCGCCGGCGTACGTGAAGGCCTGGCCGCCAGCCCCGAAGTCAACGACCAAACCCTTGCCCAATTGATGCGCTAA